The DNA region GTGCTTTCCAAGGGCGGAGCAAAGGTGGTTTCTCTTCCCCCCAACTGATTAATCAAGCTGACTATTTGTTCTGAAGCCGTGGCTTGGGTATCCTGTGTTTGACTCTCATCGGGCTGTATGGTAACATCCTGCTCGATGGTCCCGCCCACATACTGACTGTTGGCGATGACGGGCTGCTGAGTGGGCAGCGCAGGCGGATAGTTTAGCATGGTGATGGAGTCCGTGCAGTCGCTAACCTTGTATATGCCCACCAGAAAGTTGGCCAGCTCGAACATGTTGACGCGAAGTGAAACAATGATGAACTGGGCGTTCTTAGTGCGCTCCTAAAAAGGAATAACATAGGTATTGTAAGTAATGTAAGAAAATATGACAAAATCACTAGCATATTCACCTTTATATAGTGCCCTACAATAGAGACATTCTTAAAATCCAGCGCCGCATCGATTTCATCCATGAAGTACAGCGGCGATGGCTTGTAGTAATGAAGGGCAAAGACCAGGGCCAGCGAGGACAGAGTCTTCTCACCGCCTGAGAGATTCGAGATGTATTTCCAGCTTTTCTTGGGCGGTCGCACCGTAAAGTTTACGCCCTCGGTGAAGGGATCCATGGAGTCCACCAGCTCCAGCTCGGCATCCCCGCCCAGCGTGATCATCTGGTACATTTCCTTAAGCTTTCTCGTTATGATGCTAAAGCCATCCATGAACTCCTTGTAGCGTCGCTTTCGCACCTCCTCATACTTGTCGCGCATCTCGTTTCGCTTGGAGGTGATGTCCTCCAGGACGCGGACTCGATCCAGGTAGACTATACGCTTCTCGTTGAACTCCTTGATGCAGCCCAGGTTGGGCTTCTTGGTTTTCAGATCCTCCTCCAGCATAGTTTGCTTATATTGCAAGGCTTCCAAGGTCTCTGCTTCGAGCTCTTCTTCAGTGAGTTCTTTGAGCGGTGCTTGTGGTTCTGTTTCCCCGGGAATCTCGTTGAGCTTCAAAGGACCCAGTTGAGCCTGCCAGCCGGGAATGTCGGATTTCACCTTGTTCATTTTTCCCGCAGCCGCTTGTAACTTTGTATCTATTTCAATACGCTCAATATTTCGTTTATTCTCCTCCTTGGTGATCTcatctatttgttttttgataTCCGAGGATTGGGATTTGGCCCCTTCGATTGCGGCTTCCGCTTCTTCTGCCTCCTTCTGCAGCTCCTCCTGCTTTTCCTGACATTTCTGCCGGTCCTCGCACAACGCTTTTAACTTTTCCTCCGCTGCTTTTATGTTCTCCCGCAGATTATTATTGTTGCCGGTAATCTTTTGTATGTTGCGATCAGCGGAGGCCAAGGCCACGTTCAGGGAGCGCACATTGGCGGCCAGCTTCTCGATCTGGTTGCCCACCTTCTTGATCTTGGCCTGCACGGGCTTGACATTTTCGTTTCTCATGGTCTCGTACTGCGTCTGGATCTCGTCGATTTGGCTGGAAACAGCCTGCTCGGCGAATTGTGCCTGCTCCAATTCTTGCTTCGCTGCTTCTATTTGCTCCTCCCGCTCTTTGACGGCCCCCTCGTCCGTTGTCTTCTTCAGCATCCGCTGGCGCTGCGCCTCACACTGCTTCAGGTTGCTGGCCATCTGTTGCTCCAGGGAGGTAATGCTCACCGCCAGCCGTTTGTACTCCGCCTCATCCCGCTGCTGGCTGTTCCTTAGGGTTTGTATCTCGCGCTCAAGACTGCCCTGCTGCTCCTGGCAGTAGTTGACACGCGCCTGCAGCTCCTCCGCCTGAATCTGCATGTCCTCCAGAGCTTTCTGTGACATTTGCGAACTTTCCGCCGATTCGGCAGTCTTCGTGCGCACCTGGGTGCCCATTTTGCCGCGTATTGGGCGATTGCCGCCACCAGACATGGCGCCCGTCATCTCGATCATCTCACCCTTTAGGGTTACAACACGGAAGCGTTCTCGGCCATAGGCAATGCGGGTGCCCTGCTCCAGTTCGTCGGCCACGAGTGTGTTCCGcagggaaaaataaaaagctGTTCTCACCCGGTCGTCTTCAACCTTAACTAGATCGTATAGTCTAGAAACGTTCTCTGGTCTGCAATCAATATAAAGCAGGATATTAGCAGACCAATCAGGTTACCATTTCCATCACATACGTATTTATCCTAGAGTTCGCTTCCCGACGAAGGTGCTCGATCTTGTCCAGCGTAATAAAGGTGGCTCTGCCCACGTTGTACTGCTTCAGCGCACCAATGGCCGCCGATGCAGTGTCATAGTTGTCCGTGACAATGTTGTCCAAGCGTCCACAGGCGGTTGAAATGGCCACATCGTACTTGGCATCTATGCCACCCAAATCTCCCAGCCGCCCCAGAATGCCTGGGATTTTTCCCTCCGCCTTCATGCGCATGAGGAAGTCAAGGACTTTGTTATTAGAGCGCTGAGCCTGCATGACCGTCGATCTTTCGTTGATCTAAAGGGAGTATCATTGATTAGTACAGAAAATCTGTAAGGATAAGCTAGCTAATCCTTACCTCTGTCCTGAGCTTGTTACACTGCATGGATAGGTTGCGCTCCTCTTTGACCATTTTATCCACTTCCGCTGTCTTGTTGGCTATTTCGTCTTTCATGCGCGGAATGCTTTCCTTCAACTCGTCCACCCTGGCCACCTTCTCCTCAAGACTCTTCTGCGACTGTTCGTAGGAGTTCTTCAGGGTCTCATATTTCCTAGTCTCGGTGGTCTCGGCCTGTTTGAGAATCTTGAGCTGTGACTCGATCACCTGCAGCTCTCCCTTGGCCGCGTTGACCTTCTCCTTGAGCCCCACCAGCTCGTCACTGAGCTTCAGGCGCTTCTCGGTCAGTGGGGCCGTAGTTTCCGTCAGCTCGGCCTGCTTTTTTTCAAGTTCCTCATTCAGTGTCACCTTACTCTTTTCCAGCTCCTCTAGTTTTTTATTACAATCTTCGATTTCGCGCTGGTTTTTCTCCGGCAGCTTGTGCAGATCCTCCAGCTCCTTCTCGTTCTTCTCTATCTGGGCCTTGTCCTTCTTGCGCTGTTTATTAGTGTTCTCCATGGTGCTTTGAATCTCAGTGTGGGCACTCTCGATGGTCACCAGCCTTTTCTTGATTTGTTCGCGCTTCTTCACTAGAGATTCGTAGGCTCTGGAAGGTGGGTagattaaaatgtaatatatgtATCTATAGGTTTATTTGTACTTACTCAATTTCCTTGCGAATGATGGTCTCCTTTTCCGCTCGTTCTTGTTTTAGGGCAGCAGTTCCTTCGTCGTGGGTTTTCATCTCCTCCACACAGGCCTCATGCTCCTGTGTGTACTGCTCCAGCTTGCTCTTCTTTATGCTGACGATCTTCTGGATGTGGAAAGACTTGGTCCGCACCAGCTCATTTTCCTTCTTCAAATAGTCGACGGCCTCGTTGAACGGCTGCTCCAGATCCTTCATTTCGCGCTCGGCCAGCTTGCATCGGTTGTGCTTCTCGGTTCGATCGTCGGTGAGCTGATCGACCCTCTGGTTTATCTGCTGCAGTGGTCGAATGTAGCGTTGGGTTCCCACAATATCCTCCAGATACTCCAGCATCCCCGTTTCGTTTTCCGTCTGCCCCTTGGGCTTCATCATGGCAATCGACTCCACCTCGCCCTGGAGGATCAGGAAACGGTTGTGCTCCAGATCTACATGATGTTTCTTTAGCAGCTTGGCCACATCCTTGAGCTGGGCTCGCTTGTCGTTGACCGTGTAGAAGGAAGAGTTGTCCGCCATGGCTGTGCGTTCGATGACAATGCTGGAGTCGGGTACATCTTCGCAGGTGCCATCGCCCTTGTCCACGATCTGCTTGAAGTGCACGGCCACCGAGCAACTGCGAAGATTGGGGAAACTCGAGGAGGAGTGAATAAGGGTGGAGACACGCTTGCAACGGATGCGATTGGCGCGGCAGCCGAAGACGAACATCATGGAGTCGATGACGTTGCTCTTGCCACTGCCATTCGGTCCAATGATGGCCGTGAAGCTCTGATGGAAGGGACCCAGTTCCACCTCACCGGCGTAGCTCTTGAAATTCCGATTCACAATCTTGGCGATGATCAGTCGCGGCCCAACGCTCTCCATGGAGCAATGAGGCGGCACCGGCGGCGGGATGTATATGTCGCCAATTCTGGTGCCACCCTCCTCGTCGTCGAAGATTAGGGCATCATCTAGGGCGTCCATGCCCgcgtcctcctcctcctgctgtTGCTGTGCCCGCAATTGCTGGGCAGTTAGCTGCGGCACCCGGAACTGGCCGCTCTGGCGTCCACCGCCCACTGCCTTGGGCGTGCCCTTGCTAGGACGCGCCTTCTGCATCTTGAGTCCTTAGTAGAGAAAACCAAGAGTGGATTAAACCAAGCCGTGGCCGCCAATTacaaataactttttttcggGCGCCAACAAAAAATAGGACGCTAATTGCAGTGTGACCGTCTTCGTCTACCACCAAAATACCCCAAAGCCACTTCAAAAATGGAAAATCAAGGTAAGTTGGCAGTTCTTCCGTTTAAATTTGAAATGACAGTTACACCGGCTTTAAAAACGGATATAACAGAATGGAAAAACAATACGATATTAAATCAATGGTTCCTTTAATTCCTCAATTTTTAACTTACTAAAAAggcacttatttatttattcattaaaTATGAAGGTCTTTTAACTTCTGGTAGaataattatgaatatatgtatCGAATGTTTATGTAACTTTATTTACGATAATTTTTCAAAGTTTTAAAGTTCCGTACTTtagaaaatatgaaaaatttaACATTCAACCTAAAAATCTATTTGTAAAGATTTAACGaccatttatatttttttaaatcggtACCAAAACCACTATTAAGTAATAAGTTGTTATCAAACTTATAAATAATTCAGCCAactaatatttgaaaaatgctCTCTGTAACTcttaaacataaatatatcaCCCACTGCTAAGAGCTTTCTCTGGCTGGCTCTCCGCTACCCTCTTGTAAGAGAAATGCCCAAATATATAATGCCTTGACTGCATCTGGCTCGACTTCAGTCACAATTCGTCTTTGGCTCGGTGCGGTTCCACTCGCGATTTTCTTGGTTTTTCCAGcagagcaaaaataaaaacgctCGTCTCGAATCGAAACGGATAAATATTGGACACACGACACAAAGTGGAAGAAAGCAGGCTGGAAAATGCTCTGCCCGGGGGAAAATGTAAATTGCCAAACGGGTTTCACAGTCAAGGTCGTCGCTTCCGCCCAGCGACGCTTTAGGCCGCTATCACCGCCCCATTTCAACACCCACTCATTACTCAGCTTAATAATGGTGATTATGATTATGTCGTCTTCGCTGGATGCCCTGGTCATTGGTAATTTCTCCCCTTTTGTTCggtttttgattttgattggATGCGTGTCTTGCCTTTATTTctatgcttttttttttggcatgcGCATGCGCGCGCGCATTGGGTGTGAAAGTTGTCGATCGGATCGGAGAGTTATATAACCACAAACGGGGCGCCAAGTGGGTTCGAGTTGTCCCCGTACCCCACccaaaaaaagcaaaaaaaaaaacggcgTGTGCATTGAACCCCATGACAGTTCAGTTGCTGAAATTTTCCTGACCCGCTGCCTTGGCCTCTCCAAACTAGCAAGATGATAAATTTACTTTCTAAATGCTGCAACTGCCCAGCTGCTCCAGCTAGAGCCACAGATTGAGATTGAGATTgagatacatacatacacGGACAGCCCAAACAGCCAGTCAGTTGGACTATCTGTTATAGCCATACATATCTCGAGCCTCGAGATCGCATCTTGCATTTGGCCAACACGCGTCTCTTGCCCAATCTCTGCCTGAGTTACGATCTGGTGCGGCACGGCTACGGGCCATTGCTGCCAATCCATGATGCAAACGCATTTCAATCTATACGCCGCATTGTGGCCCACGGCTGGGGGCGTTTTTTCAAGTGGGTGGAGCCGGGGGAGGTTCCAGAAATTTGGTATTCCAAAAGGAAGAAAATTGAATGTATTGGATAATCTCATAAAAGACTTCAGTTAGGATTCTGTATTCTAAACACATTTCCCTAGAAAACCCTATTTCCGAAAGGCTCTCGAGATTCTCATAAAATGTAGTTAGTTCTAATAGGGTTAAGGCTAGGAAACTTGGTTTGCGGGAGCTTCCAAGTATTGGGTATTCCAAAGTTTTCAAGAGTTTCTGGAAGATCTTAAACATAAATGGTTTTTCAAAATGGCTTCAGTTAGGATTTCGAGGTCTTAACACATTTTCCTAAAGAAACCTATATCTAGAATATGCTCCAGATTTTGACAAGTTACTTTTAACAACGTCGAGCCTTAGGATTCTTGTTTtttaagataatttaattaaataaattgtaaaaaatgTTCAACGAGATATTTCCAGGAGGTTTccttaaaaagtttattttaatatagcCAACAGATCTTTTTTTAGCTTCACTGTCAAGTGTCGTGTCTAAATCCCATTAAAATTCAAagaaataacaaatttaaataaataattaagtgattaaaagtaaaacaa from Drosophila subpulchrella strain 33 F10 #4 breed RU33 chromosome 2L, RU_Dsub_v1.1 Primary Assembly, whole genome shotgun sequence includes:
- the LOC119546613 gene encoding structural maintenance of chromosomes protein 4, which gives rise to MQKARPSKGTPKAVGGGRQSGQFRVPQLTAQQLRAQQQQEEEDAGMDALDDALIFDDEEGGTRIGDIYIPPPVPPHCSMESVGPRLIIAKIVNRNFKSYAGEVELGPFHQSFTAIIGPNGSGKSNVIDSMMFVFGCRANRIRCKRVSTLIHSSSSFPNLRSCSVAVHFKQIVDKGDGTCEDVPDSSIVIERTAMADNSSFYTVNDKRAQLKDVAKLLKKHHVDLEHNRFLILQGEVESIAMMKPKGQTENETGMLEYLEDIVGTQRYIRPLQQINQRVDQLTDDRTEKHNRCKLAEREMKDLEQPFNEAVDYLKKENELVRTKSFHIQKIVSIKKSKLEQYTQEHEACVEEMKTHDEGTAALKQERAEKETIIRKEIEAYESLVKKREQIKKRLVTIESAHTEIQSTMENTNKQRKKDKAQIEKNEKELEDLHKLPEKNQREIEDCNKKLEELEKSKVTLNEELEKKQAELTETTAPLTEKRLKLSDELVGLKEKVNAAKGELQVIESQLKILKQAETTETRKYETLKNSYEQSQKSLEEKVARVDELKESIPRMKDEIANKTAEVDKMVKEERNLSMQCNKLRTEINERSTVMQAQRSNNKVLDFLMRMKAEGKIPGILGRLGDLGGIDAKYDVAISTACGRLDNIVTDNYDTASAAIGALKQYNVGRATFITLDKIEHLRREANSRINTPENVSRLYDLVKVEDDRVRTAFYFSLRNTLVADELEQGTRIAYGRERFRVVTLKGEMIEMTGAMSGGGNRPIRGKMGTQVRTKTAESAESSQMSQKALEDMQIQAEELQARVNYCQEQQGSLEREIQTLRNSQQRDEAEYKRLAVSITSLEQQMASNLKQCEAQRQRMLKKTTDEGAVKEREEQIEAAKQELEQAQFAEQAVSSQIDEIQTQYETMRNENVKPVQAKIKKVGNQIEKLAANVRSLNVALASADRNIQKITGNNNNLRENIKAAEEKLKALCEDRQKCQEKQEELQKEAEEAEAAIEGAKSQSSDIKKQIDEITKEENKRNIERIEIDTKLQAAAGKMNKVKSDIPGWQAQLGPLKLNEIPGETEPQAPLKELTEEELEAETLEALQYKQTMLEEDLKTKKPNLGCIKEFNEKRIVYLDRVRVLEDITSKRNEMRDKYEEVRKRRYKEFMDGFSIITRKLKEMYQMITLGGDAELELVDSMDPFTEGVNFTVRPPKKSWKYISNLSGGEKTLSSLALVFALHYYKPSPLYFMDEIDAALDFKNVSIVGHYIKERTKNAQFIIVSLRVNMFELANFLVGIYKVSDCTDSITMLNYPPALPTQQPVIANSQYVGGTIEQDVTIQPDESQTQDTQATASEQIVSLINQLGGRETTFAPPLESTGRDTTFAQTVERAVIAEAIQQTNATGRITTDVSLDSPPCSPPLVNA